A single genomic interval of Gemmatimonadota bacterium harbors:
- a CDS encoding ribosomal L7Ae/L30e/S12e/Gadd45 family protein, with protein sequence MNDASWKRVLGLVGLGVRGRLAVVGVDRVREAAGKGTLRLAIVAGDASSNSRDKVVPLLTAKRVPIVDGAAAVALGGATGRETTAVVGIVDVQLAKGIRAIVDGANA encoded by the coding sequence ATGAACGACGCCAGTTGGAAGCGCGTGCTGGGGCTCGTTGGGCTTGGCGTGCGCGGCCGACTGGCGGTGGTGGGTGTGGATCGGGTGAGGGAGGCAGCGGGCAAGGGGACGCTTCGGCTGGCCATTGTGGCCGGCGACGCATCATCCAACAGCCGCGACAAAGTCGTGCCGCTCCTCACGGCAAAGCGGGTCCCGATTGTAGACGGAGCCGCCGCAGTCGCGCTGGGTGGCGCGACGGGGCGGGAAACGACGGCGGTGGTTGGCATCGTCGACGTGCAGTTGGCGAAGGGCATTCGCGCCATCGTCGATGGCGCAAATGCGTGA